Within the Corynebacterium afermentans subsp. lipophilum genome, the region GGGGGAGATGTTGGGGCAGATCGGCGAGCTGCTGCTGCCGCGTAGATGCGCGGGCTGCCGCGCGCCGGGGCCGCTACTGTGCCCCTCGTGCCGCAAGGGCCTGGCGACGCCGCCGCAGCGGGTGTTTCCCAACACCACCCCGCACGCGCCGGTGTTCGCGCTCGGGCCGTACGCCGACCCGCACCGCGGGGTGATCCTGGTCATGAAGGAGCGAAACCACCTGGCGGTACGCCGCCATGTCGGCGCGGTGCTTGCGGCCGCGTTGGATTACCTGGAGGCGCGCGGCGAGATCCCCACCGGTGCGGTTTTAGTGCCGGCACCCACGCG harbors:
- a CDS encoding ComF family protein; translation: MGEMLGQIGELLLPRRCAGCRAPGPLLCPSCRKGLATPPQRVFPNTTPHAPVFALGPYADPHRGVILVMKERNHLAVRRHVGAVLAAALDYLEARGEIPTGAVLVPAPTRTRSARARGGDPVEQVCRATGRQVAPVLRLDPRTADQSGLDEAGRRANLAGRVQISGVPAGQVVLVDDVVTTGATLQASAAILLSHGADVAACVALCAA